ATTATGAGAGTTGCCAGGGCAAACCAAATACCCTTTTTACCAGAAGACCCGTATGAAACTGCAAAGAAGTATGAGGAACAAAAGGTTGAACTAAAACCCGGTAAGGTATACATAGGTAAGGTGCTTTCTGTAAAGGGACAAAAACTTAAGTTGGAGCTGGGGGAATACCAATTTGAGCTTGAAAGAAGGAGTCTGCCTGTTGAAAAGGGAGACTTTGTGCTTGTAAGACTCTATCAGGACAGAAGGAGCAGGGAGATAAAAGCGGAAGTGCTCCCAGACCTGCAGGGAGCTCTTGTAAGTCTTGATGTGAAAACGGGTGCTATAAAGGCTATGGTGGGTGGATATTCTTACCTAAGAAGCCCCTACAACAGAGCTGTTTACGCAAAGCGTCAGCCTGGGTCCGCTATAAAGCCTGTAATATACCTTGCAGCTCTCATGAAGGGTTATACGCAAGCCAGTTTAATAGATGCTACTCCAAGGAGTTTTTATGACCCATCTACAGGCAGGAATTGGACTCCTGATAACTATGATGGTGCGAAGTATAGTTGGATTACTCTAAGAACCGCCTTGGCAAAAAGTGTGAACACTGCCACAGTAAACCTTCTTGCGGACATAGGCTTTGACCTGCCTATAGAGATTGGAAGGCTTCTTGGTATTGAGCTAAAACCTTACTATTCCATGGCTCTTGGTAGTATAGAAGTTACTCCTCTCCAGCTCACTTCTGCCTTCCAAACTTTTGCAAACCTTGGAGTTAGATGTGAGCCTTACTTTATCAGGAAAATAGTTGCACCCGATGGTTCTGTTATTGAAGAAAACTCTCCAAGGTGTGAGCAGGTCTTACCTCCACAGGAGACAAGAGTTCTTGTGGACATGCTAAGGGCTGTGGTGCTTGAGGGGACTGCAGTGTCCGCAAGCTCTTTGCAAAGGGTAGTGGCGGGCAAAACAGGGACTACAAACGATTACGTGGACGCATGGTTTGTAGGCTTTTCACCTGACATAGTGGCTGGCGTATGGGTAGGCTTTGACATAAGGAGGAGCATGGGTAGAGGAATGGCAGGTGCAAGGGTTGCACTTCCCATATGGATAGACTTTATGTCCGTTGCTGGCTATATGTATCCTAACAAAGATTTTCCTATACCACAAGGCGTGGTTGTGGTAAACTGTCCAAAGCCTATGCTTTTTGTGGAAGGAACCGAGGGGGTATGCAGAAGTGAAAATCAAACAGAGCCTCAGGAGCAGTGGGATGAACTTGAAGGCATTGTAGACCCCAAATATCTAAGGAAAGAGCCAAAGGTTGAGGAAATCCCATAATGAGAGAAATTTTGCTTGAAAGCACCTTTGTGAGCATAGATGTGGAAGCCACAGGGTTTGACCCCTCAAAGTCTGAAATAATTGAAATTGCCTGTGTTAGAGTTGAGGGCGGAGTTATAACAGATAGGTTTTCAAGTCTTGTATATCCAGGCTATTCCCTGCCTCAGAGAATAACAGACCTCACAGGCATAACCAACGCCATGCTTGTGGGAAAGCCAAAGATGGAGGAAGTCCTTCCAAAGTTTCTCAAGTTTGTAGGTGATAGTGTGATAGTTGCCCATAGGGTGGAGAAGGATATTGCCTTTATAGACAAGTATTACAGACGGCTATATGGCAAAAGGTTTAGACACCCTCACATATGCACCTTCAAACTTGCTAAAAACATACTTCCAGACCTTAGAAAATATTCTTTGAAAGACCTTGCGGACTACTTTGGAATAGAATACAAACGCATCCACAGGGCTATGGATGATGCCCAGATTACTGCTCTTGTATTCCTTGAGCTATTAAAGCTACTGTGGCACAGGCTCGGCATAGGGGATTACTTAGGAATAAAGAAACTCTCAAAGGGGTAGAAGGTTTCTTATTCTCTCAATAAGTCCACCTCTTACCTCTACTCCCTCATCCTTTAGCTCTTTGGCAAGTTTTTCAAGAAGCCCCCTGAGTGAACCGCTTACATCTTTGGGAACTTCTATGCGAAAGGTTATTATCAAGTTACCCGCAC
This portion of the Aquificaceae bacterium genome encodes:
- a CDS encoding PBP1A family penicillin-binding protein, coding for MRKVLFTFLGFLGVFLLMSLAFILILSANLPPVEALRGWKPPVATVIYDAKDRPLGDVALQRRYYVSLKDIPPHVRQAFISAEDKNFYRHPGVDPVAILRAVVANVKRGKIHQGASTITQQLARNLFLTPDRSLKRKIKEALLAIKIERHFTKDQILEMYLNYIYLGQGAYGVEAASRVYFGKSVKELTIDEAAVLAGLPKAPTRYNPFRNPDRVKERRNYVLRRMYEDGYITEEEYRRLIEKPINVKLENRYYGMDYFLDYVKDYLANKYGEVILAGGYKVYTTVDKDLQEHAKNVLKRGIMRVARANQIPFLPEDPYETAKKYEEQKVELKPGKVYIGKVLSVKGQKLKLELGEYQFELERRSLPVEKGDFVLVRLYQDRRSREIKAEVLPDLQGALVSLDVKTGAIKAMVGGYSYLRSPYNRAVYAKRQPGSAIKPVIYLAALMKGYTQASLIDATPRSFYDPSTGRNWTPDNYDGAKYSWITLRTALAKSVNTATVNLLADIGFDLPIEIGRLLGIELKPYYSMALGSIEVTPLQLTSAFQTFANLGVRCEPYFIRKIVAPDGSVIEENSPRCEQVLPPQETRVLVDMLRAVVLEGTAVSASSLQRVVAGKTGTTNDYVDAWFVGFSPDIVAGVWVGFDIRRSMGRGMAGARVALPIWIDFMSVAGYMYPNKDFPIPQGVVVVNCPKPMLFVEGTEGVCRSENQTEPQEQWDELEGIVDPKYLRKEPKVEEIP
- a CDS encoding 3'-5' exonuclease; translated protein: MREILLESTFVSIDVEATGFDPSKSEIIEIACVRVEGGVITDRFSSLVYPGYSLPQRITDLTGITNAMLVGKPKMEEVLPKFLKFVGDSVIVAHRVEKDIAFIDKYYRRLYGKRFRHPHICTFKLAKNILPDLRKYSLKDLADYFGIEYKRIHRAMDDAQITALVFLELLKLLWHRLGIGDYLGIKKLSKG